The proteins below are encoded in one region of Amycolatopsis acidiphila:
- the ispG gene encoding flavodoxin-dependent (E)-4-hydroxy-3-methylbut-2-enyl-diphosphate synthase, which produces MSVALGMPALPPPVLADRRPTRQLMVGSVGVGSEHPISVQSMTTTLTADVNATLQQIAELTAAGCDIVRVACPSADDAEALPAIAQKSQIPVIADIHFQPKYVFAAIEAGCAAVRVNPGNIKKFDDKVKEIAQAAKDHGTPIRIGVNAGSLDPRLLKKYGKATPEALAESALWEASLFAEHDFHDIKISVKHNDPVVMVRAYELLAEQCDYPLHLGVTEAGPAFQGTIKSAVAFGALLRQGIGDTIRVSLSAPPVEEVKVGTQILQSLNLRPRKLEIVSCPSCGRAQVDVYKLADEVTAGLEGMEIPLRVAVMGCVVNGPGEAREADLGVASGNGKGQIFVKGEVIKTVPEHQIVETLIEEAMRIAEESGETAGEGSPVVSVG; this is translated from the coding sequence ATGAGCGTCGCGCTTGGCATGCCTGCCCTCCCGCCCCCCGTACTCGCGGACCGTCGTCCCACCAGGCAGTTGATGGTGGGTTCGGTGGGGGTCGGCAGCGAGCACCCGATCTCCGTCCAGTCGATGACCACCACCCTGACCGCGGACGTCAACGCGACGCTGCAGCAGATCGCGGAGCTGACCGCGGCCGGCTGCGACATCGTGCGGGTCGCCTGCCCGTCGGCCGACGACGCCGAGGCGCTGCCGGCGATCGCGCAGAAGTCGCAGATCCCGGTGATCGCCGACATCCACTTCCAGCCGAAGTACGTGTTCGCCGCGATCGAGGCGGGGTGCGCCGCGGTCCGGGTGAACCCTGGCAACATCAAGAAGTTCGACGACAAGGTCAAGGAGATCGCGCAGGCCGCGAAGGACCACGGCACGCCGATCCGGATCGGCGTCAACGCCGGTTCCCTCGACCCGCGCCTGCTGAAGAAGTACGGCAAGGCGACCCCGGAGGCGCTGGCCGAGTCCGCGCTGTGGGAGGCGTCGCTGTTCGCCGAGCACGACTTCCACGACATCAAGATCTCGGTCAAGCACAACGACCCGGTCGTGATGGTGCGCGCGTACGAGCTGCTCGCCGAGCAGTGCGACTACCCGCTGCACCTGGGCGTGACCGAGGCGGGCCCGGCGTTCCAGGGCACGATCAAGTCGGCCGTCGCGTTCGGCGCGCTGCTGCGCCAGGGCATCGGGGACACCATCCGGGTGTCGCTGTCCGCGCCGCCGGTCGAGGAGGTCAAGGTCGGCACGCAGATCCTGCAGTCGCTGAACCTGCGGCCGCGGAAGCTGGAGATCGTGTCGTGCCCGTCGTGCGGCCGCGCGCAGGTCGACGTGTACAAGCTGGCCGACGAGGTCACCGCGGGTCTGGAGGGGATGGAGATCCCGCTGCGGGTCGCCGTAATGGGTTGCGTGGTGAATGGCCCGGGCGAAGCGCGGGAGGCCGACCTCGGGGTCGCTAGCGGCAACGGCAAGGGGCAGATCTTCGTCAAGGGCGAGGTCATCAAGACCGTGCCCGAGCACCAGATCGTGGAGACCCTGATCGAAGAGGCGATGCGGATCGCGGAGGAGTCGGGCGAGACGGCGGGCGAAGGCTCGCCGGTGGTCAGCGTCGGCTGA
- a CDS encoding FadR/GntR family transcriptional regulator yields the protein MPLATTRRTGLVDQVIGQLRDAIAQGEWPVGQRIPTETALAETLGVGRNTVREAIRALSHSGLLEVRQGDGTYVRATSEVSGAVRRLCGSELREVLQVRRSLEVEGARLAATARSDEDLARLTELLDARDRAQNENSHEDFVRADTEFHFMVVHCGHNRLLTELYRGLTETVTASVAATSYDHLTERVAIGHRGLLTAIADRDPARAAAEAGGFLDQLLLREESGSPRPQG from the coding sequence GTGCCGTTAGCCACAACACGCCGTACCGGGCTGGTGGACCAGGTCATCGGCCAGTTGCGCGACGCGATCGCCCAGGGCGAATGGCCGGTCGGACAACGGATCCCCACGGAGACGGCGCTGGCGGAGACACTAGGCGTCGGCCGCAACACCGTGCGCGAAGCCATTCGCGCGCTCTCCCACAGCGGCCTGCTCGAAGTCCGTCAGGGCGACGGCACCTACGTCCGCGCGACCAGCGAGGTCTCCGGCGCGGTCCGGCGCCTGTGCGGGTCCGAGCTGCGGGAGGTACTGCAGGTCCGGCGCAGCCTGGAGGTCGAGGGCGCGCGGCTCGCGGCCACGGCCCGCAGCGACGAGGACCTGGCCAGGCTCACCGAGCTGCTCGACGCGCGCGATCGGGCACAGAACGAGAACTCACACGAGGACTTCGTCCGCGCGGACACCGAGTTCCACTTCATGGTCGTCCATTGTGGACACAACCGGCTGCTGACCGAGCTGTACCGCGGGCTGACCGAGACGGTCACGGCCAGCGTGGCCGCGACCTCGTACGACCACCTGACCGAACGCGTCGCCATCGGCCACCGTGGACTGCTGACCGCGATCGCCGACCGCGACCCCGCGCGAGCGGCGGCCGAGGCCGGCGGCTTCCTCGATCAGCTGCTGCTCAGGGAAGAGTCAGGATCTCCGCGCCCGCAGGGGTGA
- a CDS encoding VOC family protein — protein sequence MTQPTVWPALRYDDEPAAVRFLTGVFGFREALVVPDDRGDVVHAELRWPEGGAVMLGSAKHTEGTHAEMKAGVGAVYVVTDDVDAVHARVAAAGFDIPDALHDTEYGSHTFTASDPEGNLWTFGTYRGAS from the coding sequence ATGACTCAACCCACTGTCTGGCCGGCCCTGCGCTACGACGACGAGCCGGCCGCCGTCCGTTTCCTCACCGGCGTCTTCGGGTTCCGCGAGGCGCTGGTCGTGCCCGACGACCGGGGCGATGTCGTGCACGCCGAGCTGCGCTGGCCCGAAGGCGGTGCCGTGATGCTGGGCAGCGCGAAGCACACCGAAGGCACGCATGCCGAGATGAAGGCCGGGGTCGGCGCCGTGTACGTCGTGACCGACGACGTCGACGCCGTGCACGCCCGCGTGGCCGCCGCCGGGTTCGACATCCCGGACGCCCTCCACGACACCGAATACGGCTCGCACACCTTCACCGCGAGCGACCCGGAGGGCAACCTGTGGACTTTCGGCACTTATCGCGGCGCGTCGTGA
- the map gene encoding type I methionyl aminopeptidase translates to MSLRAPLKPGVQTPRRPVPVSIPRPEYVDKPAPKRDNGNGVRTPEVIEAMRVASRIAAQALEEGGKAVKPGNTTDDVDKVVHEFLLDHKAYPSTLGYRNFPKSCCTSLNEVICHGIPDSTVIEDGDICNIDVTAFIGGVHGDTNATFIAGDASEEVRLLVERTHEATMRAIKAVRPGRQLNVIGRVIEAYAKRFGYGVVRDFTGHGVGPSFHSAPTVLHYEDPSVTTVIEEGMTFTIEPMITLGSIDYDVWDDDWTVTTKDKSWTAQFEHTLVVTPAGAEILTLP, encoded by the coding sequence ATGTCCTTGCGTGCCCCATTGAAGCCCGGCGTCCAGACGCCGCGTCGACCCGTCCCCGTCAGCATTCCCCGTCCCGAATACGTGGACAAGCCGGCGCCGAAGCGGGACAACGGAAACGGCGTGCGGACCCCCGAGGTCATCGAGGCCATGCGCGTGGCGAGCAGGATCGCGGCGCAGGCGCTGGAGGAGGGCGGCAAGGCCGTCAAGCCCGGCAACACCACCGACGACGTCGACAAGGTGGTGCACGAGTTCCTGCTCGACCACAAGGCCTACCCGTCGACGCTGGGCTACCGGAACTTCCCGAAGTCCTGCTGCACCTCGCTGAACGAGGTGATCTGCCACGGCATCCCCGACTCGACGGTGATCGAGGACGGCGACATCTGCAACATCGACGTGACCGCGTTCATCGGCGGCGTGCACGGCGACACCAACGCGACCTTCATCGCGGGGGACGCGTCGGAGGAGGTGCGGCTGCTCGTCGAGCGCACCCACGAGGCGACCATGCGGGCGATCAAGGCCGTGCGCCCCGGGCGTCAGCTCAACGTGATCGGCCGCGTCATCGAGGCCTACGCGAAGCGGTTCGGCTACGGCGTGGTGCGCGACTTCACCGGCCACGGCGTCGGCCCGTCGTTCCACAGCGCGCCGACCGTGCTGCACTACGAGGACCCGTCGGTGACCACGGTCATCGAGGAGGGCATGACGTTCACCATCGAGCCGATGATCACCCTCGGCTCGATCGACTACGACGTCTGGGACGACGACTGGACCGTCACCACGAAGGACAAGAGCTGGACCGCCCAGTTCGAGCACACCCTCGTGGTCACCCCTGCGGGCGCGGAGATCCTGACTCTTCCCTGA
- a CDS encoding CynX/NimT family MFS transporter — MSVIVAGVVETPLKQNPRVLVGGGLLGVAVVLAALNLRPAVTATGSVLDEIRGSLGATSTWAGALTTAPGLCFAAAGSAAPWVARRIGIGASVTAALVLLTGGLILRVLDGQLVVLGGTLVATAGIALANVLIPVVVKESFTARIGLVTGLYTGALQAGGAMGSAVTPPLDEAFGGWRPGLASWAVLSGLALVVWLAVARTRPGAARGEGSPDTTHRSFLRNRLAWIVTIFFGLQACLAYIVMGWLPEVFIDAGLSRGDAGLLLGLVSLIGLPVSLIVPPLAARRGSQSWWIVGLGACGFLGVVGIMSAPGAAPLLWAILIGIGMSVFSLALTTIALRARTGGDTARLSGMAQGIGYLFAAAGPFLFGILHDLTGGWTVPFTMLLVVVAVQMVFGFLAGRPRYV; from the coding sequence ATGTCTGTCATAGTAGCGGGTGTGGTCGAAACTCCGCTGAAACAAAATCCCCGCGTCCTGGTGGGCGGCGGCCTGCTCGGCGTGGCGGTCGTGCTCGCGGCGCTGAACCTGCGCCCCGCCGTGACCGCCACCGGCTCCGTGCTCGACGAGATCCGCGGGTCACTGGGGGCGACCTCGACCTGGGCCGGCGCGCTGACCACCGCGCCGGGACTGTGCTTCGCTGCGGCCGGCTCCGCCGCGCCCTGGGTCGCCAGGCGGATCGGGATCGGCGCCTCCGTGACCGCCGCACTGGTGCTGCTGACCGGTGGCCTGATCCTGCGGGTTCTCGACGGGCAGCTGGTCGTGCTCGGCGGCACCCTCGTCGCGACCGCGGGCATCGCGCTGGCCAACGTGCTGATCCCGGTCGTGGTGAAGGAGTCGTTCACGGCCAGGATCGGGCTCGTCACGGGTCTCTACACCGGTGCGCTGCAGGCGGGCGGAGCCATGGGCTCGGCCGTGACGCCGCCACTGGACGAAGCGTTCGGCGGCTGGCGGCCGGGGCTGGCCAGCTGGGCGGTGCTCTCGGGCCTGGCGCTGGTGGTGTGGCTGGCCGTCGCCCGCACCCGGCCCGGCGCGGCGCGCGGCGAGGGCTCGCCGGACACCACGCATCGCTCGTTCCTGCGCAACAGGCTCGCGTGGATCGTCACGATCTTCTTCGGCCTGCAGGCCTGCCTGGCCTACATCGTGATGGGCTGGCTGCCGGAGGTGTTCATCGACGCGGGGCTCAGTCGCGGCGACGCGGGCCTGCTGCTCGGGCTGGTCTCGCTCATCGGGTTGCCGGTCAGCCTCATCGTGCCGCCGCTGGCCGCGCGCCGGGGCAGCCAGAGCTGGTGGATCGTCGGCCTGGGTGCCTGCGGGTTCCTCGGCGTCGTCGGGATCATGTCCGCCCCCGGCGCGGCCCCGCTGCTGTGGGCGATCCTGATCGGCATCGGCATGAGCGTGTTCTCGCTCGCGCTGACCACGATCGCCCTGCGGGCCCGCACCGGTGGCGACACCGCCCGGCTTTCCGGGATGGCGCAAGGCATCGGCTACCTGTTCGCGGCCGCGGGCCCGTTCCTGTTCGGCATCCTGCACGACCTGACCGGCGGCTGGACCGTGCCGTTCACGATGCTGCTCGTCGTCGTGGCCGTGCAGATGGTGTTCGGCTTCCTAGCGGGCCGTCCCAGGTACGTCTAG
- a CDS encoding DUF2631 domain-containing protein: protein MATKAVVKRQQSEVGKVDPRDEPSAEWGWHGGFPKASRIAGWFSVVVLLVMIYNNHENNTENVWLVGTAIGIAIALLVDMRKQRTAWRR, encoded by the coding sequence GTGGCAACCAAGGCGGTCGTCAAGCGGCAGCAGTCCGAGGTCGGCAAGGTCGACCCGCGCGACGAGCCGTCCGCCGAGTGGGGCTGGCACGGGGGGTTCCCCAAGGCGTCGCGGATCGCGGGCTGGTTCAGCGTGGTCGTGTTGCTCGTGATGATCTACAACAACCACGAGAACAACACCGAGAACGTCTGGCTGGTCGGCACCGCCATCGGCATCGCCATCGCCCTGCTCGTGGACATGAGGAAGCAGCGCACCGCCTGGCGGCGCTAG
- the dxr gene encoding 1-deoxy-D-xylulose-5-phosphate reductoisomerase — protein sequence MNTTRTVLVLGSTGSIGTQALDVAARNPQLFRVAGIAAGGSDPATLAAQALAHQVDAVAITKATAAEDLQLALYAEAQKRGYARGEFKLPRIFAGGDAVLELIAAVRVDTVLNGLPGSQGLEPTLRALETGATLALANKESLIAGGPLVLKAAKPGQLVPVDSEHSAMAQALRGGRAEEVDRLVLTASGGPFRGRTRDELEHVSVEDALKHPTWSMGRLITINSATLINKGLELIEAKLLFDVPCGRIDVVVHPQSIVHSMVTFTDGSTLAQASPPDMRLPIALALNWPDRVADAARPCRWDEATSWTFEPLDNAAFPAVELARHAGTVGGCLPAVFNAANEVMVDAFLTQNARFTSIVDTVERVVRAADEWQREPRDLEDVFAAEQWARTRAAELNSTERE from the coding sequence ATGAACACGACCCGCACCGTCCTCGTGCTCGGCTCGACCGGCTCGATCGGGACCCAGGCACTGGACGTCGCCGCCCGCAACCCGCAGCTTTTCCGTGTCGCCGGGATCGCCGCCGGGGGCTCCGACCCCGCGACGCTGGCGGCGCAGGCGCTGGCCCACCAGGTCGACGCGGTCGCCATCACGAAGGCGACCGCGGCCGAGGACCTGCAGCTCGCGCTGTACGCCGAGGCCCAGAAGCGCGGCTACGCCCGCGGCGAGTTCAAGCTGCCCCGCATCTTCGCGGGTGGCGACGCGGTGCTCGAGCTGATCGCCGCGGTGCGGGTGGACACCGTCCTCAACGGCCTGCCGGGCTCCCAGGGTCTCGAGCCCACCCTGCGCGCTCTCGAGACCGGTGCGACGCTCGCGCTCGCGAACAAGGAGTCGCTCATCGCGGGCGGTCCGCTGGTGCTGAAGGCGGCGAAGCCGGGGCAGCTGGTCCCGGTCGACTCCGAGCACTCGGCGATGGCCCAGGCCCTGCGCGGCGGGCGGGCCGAGGAGGTCGACAGGCTGGTCCTCACCGCCTCGGGCGGTCCCTTCCGCGGCCGCACCCGCGACGAGCTCGAGCACGTGTCGGTCGAGGACGCGCTCAAACACCCCACCTGGTCGATGGGCCGGCTGATCACCATCAACTCCGCCACCCTGATCAACAAGGGCCTGGAGCTGATCGAGGCCAAGCTGCTGTTCGACGTGCCCTGCGGCCGGATCGACGTGGTCGTGCACCCGCAGTCGATCGTGCACTCGATGGTGACGTTCACCGACGGCTCGACGCTGGCGCAGGCCAGTCCGCCCGACATGCGCCTGCCCATCGCGCTGGCGCTCAACTGGCCGGACCGGGTGGCAGACGCAGCCCGCCCGTGCCGGTGGGACGAAGCCACCTCCTGGACCTTCGAACCGCTGGACAACGCCGCTTTCCCGGCCGTCGAGCTGGCCCGGCACGCGGGTACCGTGGGCGGTTGCCTCCCGGCGGTCTTCAACGCGGCGAACGAGGTCATGGTGGACGCCTTTCTCACGCAGAACGCCCGCTTCACGTCCATCGTGGACACTGTTGAACGGGTGGTGCGGGCGGCCGACGAGTGGCAGCGCGAGCCGCGTGACCTGGAGGACGTATTCGCCGCGGAGCAGTGGGCGCGCACGCGTGCCGCTGAGCTGAACTCAACCGAGAGGGAGTAG
- a CDS encoding M50 family metallopeptidase translates to MLAYIFGVVLFALGICVSVALHEAGHMVTAKAFGMKVRRYFIGFGPKIFSFRRGETEYGLKWIPLGGFCDIAGMTALDEVTPDEAPRAMWRFKTWKRTVVLAAGSVTHFILGFIVLYLMAVSMGLPNALIGKAQVDTVSPCVQNATTNEQVLNPDCKPGDPAPAKDAGLRPGDEIVSVNGVSTPTYPDVIAKVQALTGPTRLEVRRDGQLVPLTVDVAQVDRPVADASNPQAPPQVVKLGTIGVGFPTMLHFSPVAAFGGAGAFTADMFAQTWDRLLEFPERIPAVVHSIFGGERDPNTPVSVVGASRIGGEAVEAGLWSLFLILLASLNFFVGVFNLLPLLPLDGGHIAVTWYERVRDWLRGLRGKAAGGPVDYTKLSAVTMVLVFVGGAVTLLTVTADIVNPIRLQ, encoded by the coding sequence TTGCTCGCCTACATTTTCGGAGTCGTGCTGTTCGCGCTGGGCATCTGTGTGTCCGTCGCGCTGCACGAGGCGGGCCACATGGTCACCGCGAAGGCCTTCGGAATGAAGGTCCGGCGGTACTTCATCGGCTTCGGTCCCAAGATCTTCTCCTTCCGCCGCGGCGAGACCGAGTACGGCCTGAAGTGGATCCCGCTCGGCGGCTTCTGCGACATCGCCGGCATGACCGCGCTCGACGAGGTGACCCCGGACGAGGCGCCGCGCGCGATGTGGCGGTTCAAGACCTGGAAGCGCACCGTCGTGCTGGCCGCGGGCTCGGTGACGCACTTCATCCTCGGGTTCATCGTGCTCTACCTGATGGCCGTGTCGATGGGCCTGCCGAACGCGTTGATCGGGAAAGCGCAGGTCGACACGGTCTCGCCGTGCGTGCAGAACGCGACGACCAACGAGCAGGTCCTCAACCCCGACTGCAAGCCGGGCGACCCCGCTCCCGCGAAGGACGCGGGCCTGCGGCCCGGTGACGAGATCGTGTCCGTGAACGGGGTGTCCACCCCCACCTACCCGGACGTCATCGCCAAGGTCCAGGCGCTCACCGGCCCGACCCGGCTCGAGGTGCGACGGGACGGTCAGCTCGTGCCCCTGACCGTGGATGTCGCCCAGGTGGATCGCCCGGTCGCCGACGCGTCGAACCCGCAGGCGCCGCCGCAGGTGGTCAAGCTCGGCACGATCGGCGTCGGCTTCCCGACGATGTTGCACTTCAGCCCGGTCGCCGCGTTCGGCGGCGCGGGCGCGTTCACCGCGGACATGTTCGCCCAGACCTGGGACCGGTTGCTGGAGTTCCCCGAGCGCATCCCGGCCGTGGTGCACTCGATCTTCGGCGGCGAGCGCGACCCGAACACCCCCGTCAGCGTGGTGGGGGCGAGCCGGATCGGCGGCGAGGCCGTCGAGGCGGGCCTGTGGTCGCTGTTCCTGATCCTGCTGGCCAGCCTGAACTTCTTCGTGGGCGTGTTCAACCTGCTGCCGCTGCTGCCCCTGGACGGCGGGCACATCGCGGTGACCTGGTACGAACGGGTTCGCGACTGGCTGCGCGGGCTGCGCGGCAAGGCCGCGGGCGGGCCGGTGGACTACACCAAGCTCTCGGCGGTCACGATGGTCCTGGTGTTCGTCGGTGGCGCCGTAACACTGCTCACCGTGACGGCTGACATCGTCAACCCCATCCGGCTGCAGTAG
- a CDS encoding GNAT family N-acetyltransferase, which translates to MLRLAGARLLGDRDYPAVRAVLAADPVASCMVSARVEVAGLDPWRLGGELWAADYRGSRSSRLPGLCFSGPNLIPLRGNASALRSFADRALRKQRICSSLVGPAEQVLGLWDELAPEWGPAREVRGDQPLMAMEGRPAVAPDPLVRPVRPDELDRYLPAAIAMFIEEVGADPRTGDGGASYRARVAELIAGGRAFARFEGRDVVFKAEIGALSRSVGQIQGVWVHPDRRGHGLGTAGTAAVVSRLVNGMGRTASLYVNSFNSPALAAYRRIGFQQVGRYATVLF; encoded by the coding sequence GTGTTGCGGCTTGCCGGTGCACGGCTGCTCGGTGATCGGGACTATCCCGCGGTTCGTGCCGTCCTCGCGGCCGATCCGGTGGCCAGCTGCATGGTCAGCGCCCGGGTCGAGGTCGCCGGCCTGGACCCGTGGCGGCTCGGCGGCGAGCTGTGGGCCGCCGACTACCGGGGCAGCCGCTCCAGCCGGCTGCCCGGGCTGTGCTTCTCCGGCCCGAACCTGATCCCGCTGCGTGGCAACGCCTCCGCGCTGCGCTCGTTCGCCGACCGCGCCCTGCGCAAGCAGCGCATCTGCTCGTCGCTGGTCGGTCCCGCCGAGCAGGTGCTGGGCCTGTGGGACGAGCTCGCCCCGGAGTGGGGCCCGGCGCGCGAGGTCCGCGGGGACCAGCCGCTGATGGCCATGGAGGGCCGCCCGGCGGTGGCCCCGGACCCACTGGTGCGGCCCGTGCGCCCCGACGAGCTGGACCGCTACCTGCCCGCGGCGATCGCGATGTTCATCGAAGAGGTGGGCGCCGACCCGCGTACCGGGGACGGCGGCGCGAGCTACCGCGCCCGCGTCGCGGAGCTGATCGCGGGCGGCAGGGCCTTCGCCAGGTTCGAAGGGCGCGACGTCGTCTTCAAGGCCGAGATCGGCGCGCTGTCCCGCAGCGTCGGGCAGATCCAGGGCGTGTGGGTGCACCCGGACAGGCGCGGCCACGGCCTCGGCACGGCCGGCACCGCGGCGGTGGTGAGCAGGCTGGTCAACGGGATGGGCCGCACGGCGAGCCTGTACGTCAACTCGTTCAACAGCCCCGCGCTGGCCGCCTACCGGCGCATCGGCTTCCAGCAGGTCGGCCGCTACGCCACGGTCCTGTTCTGA
- a CDS encoding helix-turn-helix domain-containing protein, translating to MPGVEWAVWQPHPRLRGLVSRYLGYAQHDVTLGVHRGLPSRHVTLIISLAEPIRLVGMPRPGEAPADLIAAVGGMHVRPVLIRQDRFQSGIHVELDPLGVPALFGVSSAELSEHVVDLADLSPRLAGLPGRLAAAGGWTRRFEILDEVLSAGAAERAPAPEVDWAWQRMRRSGGRIRIGTLAEEVGWSRRHFTERFGRELGLAPKQAARILRFERANALVRQGRLDLAGLAVDCGYYDQAHLTNDWHALAGCPPSVWIAEELPFLQDDGSTADANSAV from the coding sequence ATGCCCGGCGTGGAGTGGGCCGTGTGGCAACCGCATCCGCGGCTGCGTGGCCTGGTCTCGCGCTACCTCGGCTACGCCCAGCACGACGTGACCCTCGGTGTGCACCGGGGGCTGCCGTCGCGGCACGTGACGTTGATCATCAGCCTGGCCGAGCCGATCCGGCTCGTCGGGATGCCGCGGCCCGGGGAGGCGCCGGCGGATCTCATCGCGGCGGTCGGCGGCATGCACGTGCGTCCCGTGCTCATCCGGCAGGACCGGTTCCAGTCCGGCATCCACGTCGAGCTGGACCCGCTCGGGGTGCCGGCGCTGTTCGGCGTCTCGTCGGCCGAGCTGAGCGAGCACGTCGTCGATCTCGCCGACCTCTCGCCCCGGCTCGCCGGTCTGCCCGGCCGGCTCGCCGCGGCCGGTGGCTGGACCCGCCGGTTCGAGATCCTCGACGAGGTGCTGAGCGCGGGTGCCGCCGAGCGCGCGCCGGCACCGGAGGTCGACTGGGCGTGGCAACGGATGCGGCGATCGGGAGGCCGTATCCGTATCGGCACGCTCGCCGAAGAGGTCGGCTGGAGCCGCCGTCACTTCACCGAACGGTTCGGCCGGGAGCTCGGGCTCGCGCCGAAGCAAGCCGCCCGGATCCTGCGGTTCGAACGCGCCAACGCGCTGGTCCGGCAGGGCCGCCTCGATCTGGCAGGGCTCGCCGTCGACTGCGGCTACTACGACCAGGCGCACCTGACCAACGACTGGCACGCCCTCGCCGGCTGCCCGCCGAGCGTCTGGATCGCCGAGGAGCTCCCATTCCTCCAAGACGACGGCAGCACCGCGGACGCAAACTCGGCGGTATGA
- the rlmN gene encoding 23S rRNA (adenine(2503)-C(2))-methyltransferase RlmN — MTALPLVFEAPKRGLPPRHLADLTVAERAEAVAELGEKPFRAKQLSNHYFSRLTVDAEAMTDIPAASRERLVGELMPPLLTEVRALECDDGSTRKTLWRAHDGTLLESVLMRYPDRATLCISSQAGCGMACPFCATGQGGLDRNLSTAEIVDQVRSAAAVMRDGLMAGGPGRLSNIVFMGMGEPLANYKRVVAAVRRITDPAPGGLGISQRSVTVSTVGLAPAIRKLADEKMQVRLAVSLHTPDDELRDTLVPVNNRWSVDEVLEAARYYADTSGRRVSIEYALIKDVNDQPWRADLLAKRLRKHLSQLVHVNVIPLNPTPGSKWDASPKPVEREFVRRVNAGGVACTVRDTRGQEIAAACGQLAAEG, encoded by the coding sequence ATGACTGCCCTTCCCCTGGTCTTCGAAGCACCGAAGCGCGGCCTGCCGCCGCGGCACCTCGCCGACCTCACCGTGGCCGAACGAGCCGAAGCCGTGGCGGAGCTCGGTGAGAAGCCGTTCCGCGCCAAGCAGCTGTCGAACCACTACTTCTCGCGGCTGACCGTGGACGCCGAGGCGATGACCGACATCCCGGCCGCCTCGCGCGAGCGGCTCGTCGGCGAGCTGATGCCGCCGCTGCTGACCGAGGTGCGGGCGCTGGAGTGCGACGACGGCTCGACGCGCAAGACGCTGTGGCGCGCGCACGACGGGACGCTGCTGGAGAGCGTGCTGATGCGCTATCCGGACCGCGCGACGCTGTGCATCTCCAGCCAGGCAGGCTGCGGGATGGCGTGCCCGTTCTGCGCGACGGGTCAGGGCGGGCTGGACCGCAACCTGTCCACCGCCGAGATCGTCGACCAGGTGCGCTCGGCGGCCGCGGTCATGCGCGACGGCCTGATGGCGGGCGGTCCCGGGCGGCTGTCGAACATCGTGTTCATGGGCATGGGCGAGCCGCTGGCGAACTACAAGCGGGTCGTCGCGGCGGTCCGGCGGATCACCGACCCGGCGCCGGGCGGGCTGGGGATTTCGCAGCGTTCGGTGACGGTGTCCACGGTGGGGCTGGCGCCGGCGATCCGGAAGCTGGCCGACGAGAAGATGCAGGTGCGGCTGGCGGTGTCGTTGCACACGCCGGACGACGAGCTGCGCGACACGCTGGTGCCGGTGAACAACAGGTGGTCGGTGGACGAGGTGCTCGAGGCGGCGCGCTACTACGCCGACACGAGCGGCCGGCGCGTGTCGATCGAATATGCGCTGATCAAGGACGTGAACGACCAGCCGTGGCGGGCCGACCTGCTGGCCAAGCGGCTGCGCAAGCACCTGAGCCAGCTGGTGCACGTGAACGTGATCCCGCTGAACCCGACGCCGGGTTCGAAGTGGGACGCCTCGCCCAAGCCTGTGGAGCGGGAGTTCGTCCGGCGCGTCAACGCCGGGGGCGTGGCCTGCACGGTGCGCGACACCCGCGGCCAGGAGATCGCGGCGGCCTGCGGCCAGCTCGCGGCCGAAGGCTGA